A window of the Glaciimonas sp. CA11.2 genome harbors these coding sequences:
- a CDS encoding ExeA family protein has translation MYKAHFCLRELPFGITPDTSFFFACSNYQAALNTLLIATNNGEGFIKITGEVGTGKTMLCRKFMSTLDDSFVTAYIPNPSLEPRPLMLAVADELEIVLEKDVDQHHLMKSINLRLLKLAEQGKKVVLCLDEAQALPLESLEALRLLTNLETEKRKLLQIVLFGQPELNLKLQNNTIRQLKQRITFEYDIAPLTKDDMAFYISHRLNVAGFTGSRLFTHGALRRLYRASGGIPRLVNILAHKSLMAAYGKGRQQVGPANVRVAVKDTFSSKPHSWFWRLLGGSAFFFLFIDMAVDYFK, from the coding sequence ATGTATAAAGCACATTTCTGTTTACGTGAATTACCATTTGGTATAACACCCGATACCAGCTTTTTTTTCGCATGCTCGAATTATCAGGCTGCCTTAAATACGCTGTTGATTGCGACCAATAATGGTGAAGGCTTCATCAAAATTACCGGTGAAGTTGGCACCGGAAAAACAATGTTATGTCGCAAGTTCATGTCAACCCTCGACGATAGCTTTGTGACAGCTTACATACCCAATCCATCGCTTGAACCGCGCCCGTTGATGCTGGCGGTAGCAGACGAATTGGAGATTGTGCTGGAGAAGGATGTCGACCAACATCATTTGATGAAATCAATCAATCTCCGTTTACTTAAACTGGCCGAACAAGGAAAAAAAGTCGTACTGTGCCTGGATGAAGCACAAGCGTTGCCACTGGAAAGTCTGGAGGCGCTGCGTTTATTAACCAATCTGGAAACAGAAAAAAGAAAGTTATTGCAAATCGTCCTGTTTGGACAGCCTGAATTAAATCTGAAATTGCAAAACAATACGATTCGGCAATTGAAGCAGCGCATCACATTTGAATACGATATTGCGCCACTGACCAAAGATGACATGGCGTTTTATATTTCGCATCGTCTGAACGTTGCTGGATTCACTGGTAGCCGCTTGTTCACCCATGGCGCACTGCGACGCCTGTACAGAGCGAGCGGCGGAATTCCGCGATTGGTAAATATTTTAGCCCACAAATCCTTGATGGCTGCTTACGGCAAAGGCCGTCAGCAGGTTGGTCCGGCAAATGTCCGTGTGGCAGTGAAGGATACCTTTTCCTCAAAACCTCATTCATGGTTCTGGCGACTATTAGGCGGCTCGGCGTTCTTTTTTTTATTTATAGATATGGCTGTGGATTATTTTAAATGA